One Pseudodesulfovibrio sp. S3 DNA window includes the following coding sequences:
- a CDS encoding ABC transporter substrate-binding protein has protein sequence MACLFHAGLSFAEPVRILMVETMPVPAVLEHERAFVEGLEHLGYGVGKDVAIDTIKGQGDSERIKTGLAEYLSRHKPDIVVSFATLASVAAHEALDGTDIPLVFCVVSDPVGAGLIKEVGKPTGTNVTGLVFSLMHRAKMDLAKSLLTQPFPGRPVRVGVVHSDYPAAVAEVNAMSAIADEDGRIRFESHKVKFRPIPEGLESMLAEASEGIAALSSEVDYWWIVPGPLGETAEFSRLLLDTTVPVGLCHTENCCKGGGLLFIGPENGKGGRQVASMVDRILTGTAPGNIPPVPPDSFDMGINLTTAIELNIVIPSQYLELAGEHVWR, from the coding sequence GTGGCATGTCTGTTTCATGCCGGATTGTCCTTTGCCGAACCGGTGCGGATTCTGATGGTCGAGACCATGCCTGTTCCGGCGGTTCTCGAACACGAGAGGGCTTTTGTCGAAGGTCTTGAGCACCTCGGCTACGGTGTGGGCAAGGATGTCGCCATTGACACCATCAAGGGCCAGGGAGATTCAGAACGCATCAAGACCGGGCTTGCGGAATATTTGTCCCGTCATAAACCGGATATCGTTGTCTCTTTCGCGACACTGGCCTCGGTGGCCGCCCATGAGGCTCTTGACGGGACGGATATTCCGTTGGTCTTCTGCGTGGTGTCGGACCCGGTGGGGGCAGGGTTGATCAAGGAAGTGGGTAAACCGACCGGGACCAATGTGACGGGGCTCGTTTTCTCCCTCATGCACCGTGCCAAGATGGATCTTGCCAAAAGCCTTCTGACGCAACCTTTTCCGGGCCGCCCGGTGCGTGTAGGCGTCGTGCATTCAGACTATCCGGCCGCTGTGGCCGAGGTGAATGCAATGAGTGCCATTGCCGACGAGGACGGCAGGATTCGATTCGAATCCCACAAGGTAAAGTTTCGTCCCATACCGGAAGGGTTGGAGTCCATGTTGGCAGAGGCCAGTGAGGGCATTGCCGCACTTTCCTCTGAAGTTGATTATTGGTGGATCGTGCCCGGACCACTTGGGGAAACAGCGGAATTCTCCCGGCTGTTGCTGGATACCACTGTCCCGGTGGGGCTCTGCCACACTGAGAACTGCTGCAAGGGCGGAGGGCTTCTTTTCATCGGTCCCGAAAACGGCAAGGGCGGCAGGCAGGTGGCGTCTATGGTGGATAGGATTTTAACGGGAACAGCGCCTGGAAATATTCCCCCGGTTCCGCCGGACAGCTTTGACATGGGTATCAACCTCACCACGGCGATCGAATTGAACATCGTCATTCCCAGTCAGTATCTGGAACTGGCCGGGGAGCATGTGTGGCGGTAA
- a CDS encoding HAMP domain-containing sensor histidine kinase codes for MLPAVVLSLFLTGWMVISYATEATHEAIFRYSQGVLDAYVTQDLAARARLLKDNYLDNVPSFVAGYQQEALAAAAELNLIWPGHLFIIDGNRDIILCTTGEMPDRLPPAWDETLEKMKHSTETVHGHVSSSEGFVAHYFEPWNWSVFILIKGDFLHARVRHIWLTVAIIGAITCMVLVLIIGFVLHKLIVKPVNLLQNATEQIAMGEMGISIPVGDGDEFGDLSRDIEGMSYRIQQSREKLQQAVDELRTMDAIKTSLIANLSHELRTPLTSIIGFAKLSLKKIGSISGLSESADGDGATLIAVQSALETVSTQGECMEGMIGNIITLISLIQKDAAGEREPLDVGSVVTQIADEMRAGIECKGLSLRVETPDEPLIVLVDRSQIALVLRHYLSNAMVFTGAGGILVRAEAGNGEIVVEVRDTGPGLSPENARKVFDEFYQAGDLMTEKPRGLGIGLSICRKIVELHDGQVWVESIPGKGSSFFFSLPTR; via the coding sequence ATGCTTCCTGCAGTGGTCCTGTCGCTTTTTCTCACCGGATGGATGGTGATCAGCTATGCCACTGAGGCCACACATGAAGCAATTTTTCGCTATAGCCAGGGTGTCCTCGACGCCTATGTGACTCAGGATCTGGCAGCCAGGGCCCGACTGCTCAAGGACAATTATTTGGATAACGTGCCCTCATTTGTGGCTGGCTACCAGCAGGAGGCGTTGGCCGCTGCCGCTGAACTCAATCTCATTTGGCCCGGACATCTGTTTATCATCGATGGGAACAGGGACATCATCTTGTGCACGACTGGAGAGATGCCCGATCGTTTGCCTCCAGCCTGGGATGAAACACTGGAGAAGATGAAGCACTCGACAGAGACGGTTCACGGTCATGTCTCGAGCAGCGAGGGCTTCGTGGCACACTATTTCGAGCCCTGGAATTGGAGCGTCTTCATACTCATCAAAGGCGATTTTCTCCACGCCAGAGTGCGGCACATCTGGCTGACCGTTGCCATCATCGGGGCGATAACCTGTATGGTCCTTGTTTTGATTATTGGTTTCGTGTTGCACAAGCTGATCGTGAAGCCGGTCAATCTGCTCCAGAATGCCACCGAGCAGATAGCGATGGGGGAGATGGGAATTTCCATTCCCGTGGGTGACGGTGACGAATTCGGCGATTTGAGCCGGGATATCGAGGGCATGTCTTACAGAATCCAGCAGTCCCGTGAGAAGTTGCAGCAGGCGGTTGACGAATTGAGGACGATGGATGCGATCAAAACGTCGCTCATAGCCAATTTGTCCCATGAATTGCGGACTCCGTTGACCTCCATAATCGGTTTTGCAAAGCTCAGCCTGAAAAAAATCGGATCCATATCCGGGCTTTCGGAATCCGCGGATGGGGACGGGGCAACTCTGATTGCAGTTCAATCTGCGTTGGAGACCGTGTCGACTCAGGGCGAGTGCATGGAGGGGATGATCGGCAATATCATCACCTTGATCTCGTTGATCCAAAAGGATGCCGCCGGAGAGCGGGAGCCGCTGGATGTCGGCTCCGTTGTCACCCAGATCGCTGATGAGATGCGAGCGGGAATCGAATGCAAGGGGCTTTCCCTGCGGGTCGAGACCCCTGATGAACCGCTGATCGTCCTTGTCGACAGAAGCCAGATCGCCCTCGTGTTGCGGCACTACCTTTCCAACGCCATGGTTTTCACCGGTGCCGGCGGTATCCTGGTGAGGGCAGAGGCCGGTAACGGCGAGATCGTGGTGGAGGTGAGGGATACCGGGCCGGGGTTGAGTCCCGAGAATGCCCGAAAGGTCTTTGACGAATTTTATCAGGCCGGTGATTTGATGACCGAAAAGCCCAGGGGATTGGGCATCGGTCTTTCCATCTGCCGCAAGATCGTTGAACTCCATGACGGTCAGGTATGGGTGGAAAGCATCCCCGGAAAGGGTA
- a CDS encoding catalase, producing the protein MKKGKKTLTGAFGCPVGNDLNTTTAGPRGPALMQDVHLLEKLAHFDRERIPERVVHAKGAGAYGYFEVTADVTKYTKAAFLSKVGKKTDVFARFSTVGGEKGSADAERDPRGFAVKFYTEEGNYDMTGNNTPVFFIRDPLKFPDFIHTQKRDPATNLKSPTMAWDFWSLTPESIHQVTILFSDRGTPATYRNMNGYSSHTYKWYNAKGEYYWVQYHFKTDQGIKNLTGPEAAEMCGKNPDHATEDLYKAIEAGDYPSWTLEMQILSPEQAKDFGWDIFDITKVWPHKEVPPITVGKLVLNRNPENYFAEVEQAAFNPSSLVPGIGVSPDKMLQGRLFSYHDTHLHRLGPNYHLIPVNQAKHARENSYQRDAAMRVDGNGGGGPNYWPNSFDGPAPDNVSNEPGIPLDGEGDRHVYGHKNDDFVQPGNLYRQVMTEQDRANLISNILGSMKSVPAPIQLRQCAIFYLADKDYGTRVAKGLGLKIKEVEKLAAMTQDERVAATPMK; encoded by the coding sequence ATGAAAAAAGGGAAAAAGACATTGACCGGAGCTTTTGGCTGCCCGGTCGGGAATGACCTGAATACGACTACCGCCGGTCCCCGTGGCCCGGCCCTGATGCAGGACGTCCACCTCCTCGAAAAACTGGCGCATTTCGACCGCGAGCGCATCCCGGAACGGGTGGTCCATGCCAAGGGTGCAGGCGCATACGGCTATTTCGAAGTCACTGCCGATGTGACGAAATACACCAAGGCCGCGTTTCTCTCCAAGGTGGGGAAAAAGACCGATGTCTTTGCCCGTTTTTCCACTGTGGGCGGAGAAAAGGGCAGTGCCGACGCCGAACGCGACCCGCGCGGGTTTGCCGTCAAGTTCTACACCGAGGAAGGCAACTACGACATGACCGGCAACAACACCCCGGTCTTCTTCATTCGCGACCCGCTCAAGTTCCCGGATTTCATCCACACCCAGAAGCGCGACCCGGCCACCAATCTGAAAAGCCCCACCATGGCCTGGGATTTCTGGTCGCTGACGCCGGAATCCATCCATCAGGTGACCATCCTCTTCTCGGATCGGGGGACTCCCGCGACCTACCGCAACATGAACGGCTATTCCAGCCACACCTACAAATGGTACAACGCCAAGGGCGAGTATTACTGGGTGCAATATCACTTCAAGACCGACCAGGGGATAAAGAACCTGACCGGTCCCGAAGCTGCGGAAATGTGCGGGAAAAATCCTGACCACGCAACAGAAGACCTGTACAAGGCCATAGAGGCCGGGGACTATCCGTCATGGACCCTTGAGATGCAGATTCTCAGCCCGGAACAGGCCAAGGACTTTGGTTGGGACATCTTCGACATCACCAAAGTCTGGCCGCACAAAGAGGTTCCGCCCATCACCGTGGGCAAGCTGGTGCTCAACAGGAATCCTGAAAACTACTTCGCCGAGGTGGAACAGGCGGCGTTCAATCCCAGCAGCCTCGTGCCCGGCATCGGGGTCTCGCCCGACAAGATGCTGCAGGGCCGCCTGTTCTCGTACCACGACACGCACCTGCACCGTCTCGGGCCGAACTACCACCTCATTCCGGTCAACCAGGCCAAACACGCGCGGGAAAACAGTTACCAGCGGGACGCGGCCATGCGCGTGGACGGCAACGGCGGCGGTGGCCCGAACTACTGGCCCAACAGTTTCGACGGCCCTGCGCCCGACAACGTTTCCAACGAGCCGGGCATCCCCCTGGACGGCGAAGGCGACCGTCATGTCTACGGACACAAGAACGACGACTTTGTCCAGCCCGGCAACCTGTACCGCCAAGTCATGACGGAACAGGACCGCGCCAACCTGATCAGCAACATCCTGGGCAGCATGAAGAGTGTGCCTGCACCTATACAACTCAGGCAGTGCGCCATCTTCTACCTGGCAGACAAGGACTACGGCACCAGGGTTGCAAAGGGCCTCGGCCTCAAAATCAAGGAAGTCGAAAAACTGGCAGCCATGACGCAGGATGAGCGGGTGGCCGCAACCCCGATGAAATAA